The genomic stretch AGCAGAGGACAAAACAGACATCTATACTAAAATACAAGTCATGGCAGCTTTATGCTTTAAGAACATCGCAGCAGTGGAAAAggtttttataaagaaaaaatatcaaagagTAATTCTACTACCCTGCATCTGTCTCACTGAAGGATACAAAAACAACAGTCTGAAACTTACCTGCAGATATCTTACCAGTACCCTTATATTCCGCCACAGATAAATGTGTGAACCCATTAGCTGAACCAAGTTCTGACACAGAAATTTGATAAGGTGGTCTCAGTTTGATTTCTGTCTGCATGTCAGCAAGATTCATCTTTGTTGACAAAGAACGTGTGTTGTTATATCTCTGTTTGGTCCTCTGAATGAAATTATCtgtataaattttaaaataaaaaggtataTCCTTATGGacttttgttaatttttgttaatCCAAGACCATGCAGCTTTATGTACTACATACTTCACAAATCAAAATACATTGTTTGAAATGCTTGTATTTATCTTGGATTATTTAatactatttctgttttgtgaCTAATATATCATGGGCTATTTAATTCTGCcgtaaaaaaaaatttaagctcTAGAAATCGAATTACTTAATAGCTGTGAATAAACTAATGACTTTTCACTGCACGAGACTGAATGCATTGCTAATACAATGCATTTACTGCCCTTATTCTAACTTTTCTGTTAGTTTAGTAAATATCCTTAtgaaaaaattaacttctgcATTCAAGTATAAACTTACTTACGAAACGTGATTGCAAAATATTCAGATGGAGAAAATTAATACCATATCACACAGATATAAAGACTGTAATAGACCTACATTCTAACTTAACAACTAGTAGAACAAAGAAGGCATTGGAGGGGGGGAAGAGCGTTCATAGAAATCTTCACAAGGAAGACTGCGATGTTTTACAGAAATTGTTAAAAATTGCCTGACTGAATTATAGACAGGAATTATCCAACTGCAATATCTTCCCCCATATTTCTAAAACCACAGTTCTTTTCCCTCTAATGTGTTttataagaatattttaaagagtGCCTAACACACAGTATTAAAGCGACAGATATTAATGGAATCCATAACAGCTGTTATCTGGTATATATGAGATTAGTTGTATTTTGGAGCTTGCATGACAGAAGACTAAATGCTTCACTGTATCGtaagacaaataaaaatctCTCCCTTTCATGTACTGAACAAAAATTACAGGACAGCTAAGagcaaacatgaaattgcaATCTTTTTCTTGAGAAATTTATGAAGCTCAATGCCTTTACAGGTTAAGTATTTCAACAGGGATGAAGTCAAACAACTCCTAGCATTATTAACAAGGAGAAGACGAACTACAAATTTGGTCACACAACACTTAAACCAAAACCTACTGGAATGAACAGAGAGGTTATAAACAAGTTTGGATAAAACACTAGTAGCCTAATTTAATGCCCacagaagtatttctttattGACTCTAACGGGAGTTAAATCAGATTCTAAATCCACGTGAAATACAGCTATAAACTGCCTTGAACTTCTGTTTTGTGTGCATTAAGTTGCACATCAATTTAAATACTCATTTGTCTTAGAGTGACaatcaaggaaaaagaaagtcagaTCCTTACCAAACTCTATAAAACAGTATGGTCTGACAGCAGTATTTGTCTTCATCATATTGTAGGTAGTGATGAACTCTTTCTGAAGCTCATCCAGGAAGCAGAAAGCCAAGACACTGGGATAATTTTCAGTGCACAACATCATATAGCTTACTCCCAGAGAACTTATAAAGCTACAATTGAGACAACAAATTCacaatttcaaatttaaatcCAGGTAATTCGCGGCTTCGCTAGTCTGATCTCATATTCTataatcagaaaagcaaaactgctcTGGGCTAGCAAAAGAATTAATGTTTACTGAAAAGTCCAACACtattctagaagaaaaataatttacttttagGCAATGTTTTACTTTAACACCATGTTGTACAATCATATGAGAAGCTGTGTTATACATCTAtgtgtatgtaaatatatatgtgtgtgtgtgtatacatatgtacGCACTCACATacatggaacagaaaaaaaccataacATTTTTGGgatacagaaacacagcaggTTTGTCCCATAATAGCTTTTCATTCAtctcaaatgcaaaatatgtgATCTGGTGCATCccaaaaatgcaaaaacttATCTTCAGATTGGGAGGGAGGACAGTTGGTTCTTCCCAAAATATGTgaggaaataaaacagttcTGTAGAATACAAGATTCATCATTCTCCAAAGACAGTTGCAAGGATGACCAGAGATGGCAAATATGAAATTAGAAAGGGACAGTTTTCAATACACATGTCCCTATTGCGTTTAGGCAATTCATTAGAGTTCACATTTTCATGACACATTCAAATTTCTTCAAAATCTTGATGGATAACTTACACTATTAAAAGTAATCAAAgacaacagtaataaaaaacaTCCTGACTAAGCCTTATGTCTCATTCTTAGAAGTTTCTTTTAAGCTGATCGGTTTACAAGCCAACTGTAGctgaggttttaaaaaacaccaaCTGGAAAAATTTAGCCCATGCTAGGCCTAAtctgagaaatgctgaaaactCACATATACCAATGGGAGATGGAGAAGGCTGAGCACTTTCTAGGATCATTCAGGTGGTATACTTTCCACCACTGTAACTTCTACATATTTGCTAGGGGTCAGGATGAAATTACTCTTGTCATTTAAAATAGCGTATCTAAATGGGAATCAGAATTTAGGTCAGCTGAAGTGCAACTGAATTACCAACTATGCACAGGTGCACCTAGTTACCAATACTAAGGAGAAAGGTCACATATAAAGCAAAATTCTGAGTAAACAATGGATTCAATTATTTCGCGATAATCTAAGTTTCAcactgcaaatggaaaaaaagggcaTCTTCTGAACTATTACGTCATCGGTGTTGTCATGCAGACACACTATCAAATTGACTAGCTCAAAAAATTTAGgaatagttatttaaaaaaaaaaagtcaacacaCAGAAGcgtgaaaacaaaaagcactgtTGTGAAAGTGCTGGATGGAGCAGTAGGATAGGTAGGCTCCACTCAACCATTCAAGACTCTACTACACACTGCCTTCACACTAGAAAAATCATTCCCACCCTTCCCACTCCCTCGCTCCCTGTGTGCCATATGAAATAATTATTGAGTTATGCTTGGGTTTCAGGGCATGTTTTctctgaagtcaacagaaatcCTGAAGGTACAATAAAAGGGCCCAATTCCATAACATCCTAACCAcaagttttcagaaatactgGGTTATGAAAAGTATTTGGGtacttttttaaatttgtgtagactaaaaagagaaaacaaatgaataCTAGTTCAACTAGCATGAGAAAGAACAAGTCTGGTCATTTTCATGTAAGAAACAACCTTGAAATTTAAAGGAGTATTTCTAGTAGGTCAAGGACTttgatatttataaaaatactgtgcTATTTCAAACTAGAACTTCCACCAAAGTTTGAGTAGGTTTGAAATCTTTCTACAATTTctcaattttaaatttctgataCGTAAGTACTGCCAAGAATTAATCTTAGTTTGATTAATCATTTCGAATGTGAACTGTTACCTTTTTAACTTAACAACAGACCCAACCCAGGACGTTGCAAATATACAAAAGAGAAGTCTTACTTTATATTATACTGCCCAGTTTTCAGAGTACATCTATCAGGAAGCTGAGAAAGTTTCTTTgagagcattttaaaatattttctacattCTTGCATTCCCGTGCTCTGGTCATAATCAGTAGATGCAGACAGTGGGAGTCCATCCCTCACACGGACCACAGAGGCAGATAAAATCATAGACATTGCCAATAGAGTTAACGACAACctacaacaaaacacaaatcagGAGGAATCAGAATTaaggcaaaagcaaaaacaaaaagagtCAACGTGATTAATCAAACTTCCCAAGCTGTATGCTGGTCTCAGGCTTAAAATGGGGCACAGGGAAGATTTTCAACCGTAACTCAGATTGGAGTCCTAACTGAATAGGACCTGTTAGCCTATGCAAcccacaaagcagcagcacatctGACATCAATGTcatgttttcaaacatttttatctGAATTGCCATAAGCCCTCACCTAGAGATACCTGTGGAGATTGAAACACTATTACTTAGCCTTAGTACTATTGTAGCACTTGCACCCTTCAAGCTGTGAGTCTTCTTGTTTAGTGAGACAACAGTGATTGTCTAAACAAACAAGAACAATAGGAAAAACATGTACTGTAAAGGTATGCCAGATGGAAAAGTGATCCAGGTCTTGATCAAGCAATAATATTAATGTGCTTTCATGAAACTGTGTTACTGAGTACCTGCTTAAGTACCCTGACAAACAGAAACTTACACAACTTATGTACTATCAAATAGGAAATCAAGGATCAGGACAGCAAGGAGTATAATCCAGCTCTCCCAACTCACAACGatttctgaaatatgaaatgtcttttttcttatcTGGGTCACCACTTTCTTTAAATCTTCAAAATGGGTCTATCAGTATTACACAAATACTGAGCAGGTTGAAATGGTGCTTGCAAAGCCTACAGCTTTTagagtatttaattttcaaagcataATAATTAAACCTTTGTGGAATACAGTCACTTTAAAAAGTTGGGTATTAAACATTTCTCAGTCAGAAGGAGAAAATTGATAGCAGGCATTTAACAGCATAAACACATAGCCTGCAGACAGTCTTTCaagaatgaaaacacatttttaaaaccttcaaGTTCTTCAAACCTTACGTTAAATCAAAACATCCAAAAGTTTAGCAAGACAAGCATTAAAAGAAGGATCACTTATCTGCTAAGTATCGCTACACAAATTTGTCCTCTTACAAGTGGGCGAAATGCTAGAATTTATAAGAAGCCAAAAACAAACACTTCCTCAACTCTTAACATTGCTCTGCAGACTCCTACCATATACTACACCTATCACTTAAgagattatgaaaaaaatatttttgcctcCCTCAGATGATGCTACTCAAGTTCCATACACTCActactgcaaaagaaaacagatttctgaatACAGCTGAAATATGCTTTGAGTGCAATACTGACATGTTTGCAGCACCTTTCAAACTATGACATCAAGGGTGCTTTACAAGCCTTAGCAACTAAAGGACTGTATTCTGAAATGTTAGGAATCCAAATTTTCCCAAAAATAGCACTGCCGCTTcataaaagcaaggaaatagCTATTTTATCCCTGAACTCTCACCTCCCCTATTTCCCACTACCCAAAGATTATATATACATCAGGATACTTATTGAATAATAATCAATATTCCATTTTTTCAAGGGTATTtactcctgtcctggttttcactgggatagagttaatttccttcctagtagctggcatagtgctgtattttggatttaggatgagagtaatgttgataacacactgatggtttagttgttgctgagcagtgcttacactagtcaaggatttttcagcttctcatactgccctgccagccagTAGGCTGAGGGTGCataagaagttgggaggggacacagctgggacagttgaccccaaccaaccaaaggGACATCCcctaccatatgatgtcatactcagcatataaagctggggaaagaagaaggaagggggtggacattcagagtgatggcgtttgccttcccaagtaacaattacacgtgatggagccctgctttcctggagatggctgaacactgGCCTGCCGACGGGAAGTAgtaaattaattccttgttttgctttgcttgtgtgcgcaacttttgctttacctattaaactgtccttatctcaacccacgagttttctcacttttacccttctgactctctcccctatcccaccggcgggggggtgggagtgagcaagcggctgtgtggtgcttactagccagctggggttaaaccatgacaactcctcagagagaaagaggcatataataatgaaaacattgaaaatGTGTTGTAATTTTCAATTTAAGAAATTCAACTTCACCAGCAGTCAAACTTCAACCTGCTTTGAGATGCATCATAGTAGCTAAACAAATTCCAAGTTATTACCCTTGCATTTTACTTGTACAGCATATCAGACTTTCACCAAAGTCataacagcagcagaagtcacTGTTGCCTGTAGTCTGCTGAATACCTCTGGGCTTTTATCAGGTACACTTGTTATTTCAGCGCTTCACTACAGAATTCGCTATTGTACAAAGTGTTTTGATCAGCTggacacaaaaccagaaaacaaaacaacttgaGGACTCGCTCTAGATTAGCTCGCTGGAGTGAAGCATTCCAGAAATTAAACCTGTAGTTCTAGAAACTTTTACCTATCTCTATTTGAGTTCATGCACGTGCTCCCAGCAGGACAATTCACACGGAATGCACACAGCACCCGTGTCCTTAACTATGCTGCTAACCATATAACCACGGCAGCAGCTCAAGAGCTTGACAAAATTGCAGAGGAGCTTTAAATTGTAATGGCACAGGTAACCACCTCTACCCGTTGGAACTCAATCCTGAAAGGGACTTCCAGGAGCTGTATCAATATAACCGTAAGAACAATGATGTGACAGCAAAGTTTAAATTCCCCTCGTTAACTTACTTGCacaaaatgtaatttcacaGACATGCATTTCCTCTGATGAAGCAAATAACTTCATTAGCACCTAGCATGAAGAAAGGAACATAGCTCCATGTCCTGTTTTAGGAAAAGGTAGTGAATAGGACAGCACTGCAGGAGAAACTCAGAATCCTGTAGCCAGctctcagaaggaaaaaatatcgTTCTGCTCACTTTTTAAATGATCTTGATAGTTAAAGTTCATGTTGAGCTATCTGATGAGataagaacaaacagaaaaagttaataaatgtatttactgGCTAACAATATTCTTCAGCTCTTTTTGTGAGAGCATGCTTATTGGAAAGGCCTGAACACACCCCAGTCAAGAGGCACTAGAAAACTAGCataatagaaatattaaaatgtttctatgtTCTTTAAGTGAAGTTGAGGAAGTCCCATCAATTCAGCcatttaaaatgggaaaatatgtTATCTGTCTGCACAGTAGATGAGTAACTCAGAGTAACGCAACCTTTGACTCTGAATCCCATCATTCACTTCAAACACTAAGCTTAATTAATCTATAATCTCCTCTGATCAGAAACCCGAACACTTCAGCAACATAATACAACACAACCACAGCTTCATTTCCAAAGCATTAAGGTCTTCAATATTCAATCTAACAATAGTTGCTTTACTCCTACATCTAAGGACAAAGAATATAAATATCACTAACAACAGCATGTATGCATGGACAAGGGttttttgggacatggtttagtgggcatggtggtgttgggttgatggttggactgatgatcttagagatcctttccacccttaatgattcctagtttttactttcattaaaaaataatccagccacctagccaggaaacatgaaattgctactctatgcttaattggtttagtggtggacttggtagtgttaagttaatggttggactggatgatcttaaagctcttttccaacctaaacgattctatgacaACAGACAAAGCCAAGGATAAAGACCCCTTTAGAGgtattctttccatttttatgtCTATTCTATAcgtaaataaatatttgtgtaaacCTAGAACAAAACCAGTTACTTTCTTCAAGACTCCTACTTAGAGAAATTAGGCTCTGTAACAGAAGATAAGCCTCCATTAAAACCTGCCAATTCTCTTAATGTGCTATCAAATCACACAAGGTTAAAATTGTGTTTAGATGAACAGTCAAGATCACCAGTCAGCCAGGTTTGGTTACCATCATCTTAACAACCCGCCCAGTGAAAATACGTACTTTTTTCTCAGCTTCCTAACAGCGGAATCAGAAAGCTATCTAAAAAATGAAGCTAATAAAAGAAAGTCACTTTGGTTACAAGATCACACATATGCAAAGAGATGTGTAATACACATACTGTAACAGAACATTCAGCCTTACTTGAAAATGTGTTAATATAGGAAAAAAGTTTACTAAATCTTCTAAATGAAAGAGCTACTTTACTCAGCTCTCAGAACAATAAGGCTCTACAGAAGGAGCCAAGTGGTAAATTTGATATAGAGTTATATAGGTAGAGATTGAAGAAAGAACATTAAAGATACTGTAGTGTTTTTAGAACTacctttaaatgtcttttttaaacaTCTATTCAAAACTGTACAAAGTGATTCACCACACCATTACAAGTTTCATAGGTTTTCCTCCAAAAATTCTATATCCATCAAACACCTGAAGATGACAAAAGACTGCACTTCCATTACAAATGGTGTATAAATCCATTACAGGTGCAAAGAAATGTTCTATGACAGAACTGAGGAGTATCAAATCCAGCCAGCAGGTGTTAGGCTCATGGGTACCATAGATGGTTCTTCACAAAACATGCAGTTTGCCAGTGGAACTGCTTGTCACAGGATGTTGTCGATGCTAAAATGTTACGCGAATTCAAGAGGCAACTGGAAAAGTTCACAGAAAAACTACAAGGGTTATTGAAACTAAACCACTACCATTTGCTCAGGAAAATTCTGAGCCCCAAACGATGACCAACAGGGAGAGCACACCACGGAAGCATCACTCCATGCTTGCACTATTCTTACCTTTCCCTGTGTGCACTTACTTCTGGCCCACCTTTATTGACTTCCCCTTACACCGACACTACACAGCCCTCCCTGCAAATAAGGGCTGGGAGAACTCATGGAAAAGAGGAACATGGAGAAAGCTGgtaacagacagaaaagagtCAAATGAAATGGCCATTCCTCTGTTACTCCACGCTCCCTAAAGCTGTCCAATTTATCATACACATGTCAACCTCCACTGCTTTCACAAATAGGAATTATCACATGTGGCTTCAGTTTAATTTCCTCCCACGAGCGGGAAATCTCAGATGATGGAAACAGAGCCTGTtttactgtacttttttttgaagacagattcaattatcatttatttttgcattctgGTGGTACTTGATCCTGAGGCAGCATCTAGAAAAGTCCTAGAAAGTGGTATACTTTCCAGTCTTTTGTAACAAATCGGTCTTCCAACTTGTGATCTGACAGTAATTGTTTTATACCTATCTGACATCTTCTCATTACTTGTTTTACAAGTACGTGTTTGAAAGTGAGCTGTGAATATGGTTTGCTCAGGATACTTCCATTTTTTCAGAATAGTCTATAGCTTCACAAAAATGGAAAGATTCTACATGGATCTAGTATAACAGCAAGCCTACCTTCCTGCACCTGCTAGCCTTCAGCACCAACTTAATCAAGGCATTTCTTGCCAGGATGTCGGCCTCTCATGATAGTCTtccataaaatataaatttggaAGTGGATGCAAGCTGCACACCTGCTTGACACAGAATGAAGATACAGTTTCTGTGCCTACTTCAAGTGTACATAATAGTGTTGGACAATTTATTCTGCCCACTTTTGAGCGTTGTGACAGCTGCATTATGCAGACAAGAGTCTTAATTTTTCCACTCAACAGCATACTTCAGAAATCCGTATTACAAACTAACGCAGTAGAGAAGGACACAACAAATAAAGCCACTTTGACATCATCAGGTATGATCAGACAAGGAAATAATCCTAAACCACTGCTAGCCCATATAATCCTTCCcataaagcagaggaaaaagacaCCTCAGAAACAGGATCAAGACTCTGAAAAACTAAGGGAACGGAACAGGCTGCATCCCGAAGTTCGGGAACGTGACCCTTTCATCGACCACCTACTTACGCGGCGGCTTCGGCACGATCGTTTGCACCGTTCGCAACGGCAGCCCGCGCAGGAAGAGGTCACGCGGTCACTGACTTAAACGGGTTCGCACCGCTTTAGCTTGCAAAACTTTAGAGAGAAAAACGTTGATGCCCACGCAGCCGGGCAGGAGGGCGACAGAAACAGATCCCTGCCAGGGCAGGCGGCGCCTGCCACGGCACGACGCTTACGAACAGGCCCGAGCCGCCACCGACGGCCTCCCGCCCCCGAGCTGCCCGCTGCACCCGCGCTCGCTGCCGGCAGCAAACCTCCAGCGACAGCGCCGGAGGCAGCCGCAGCCGGGGGGAGCGCCCGCAGCCCTCTCCCGCCCCGGCAGCCCTCTCCCGCCCCGGCTGACGAGCAAACGCAGGCGGCCCTGGGGCTCCAGCGGCCGGGCTGCCGCCCTCCAGCGCACGGCAGCCCCCGGCAGGGCGGCGGCCCGGGAGGCGGAGAAACCGGGGACAAGCCGCTTCGCTTCGCAGGACCAGACCCGCGCCCACACCGGGAGCCCTGCGgtgccccggcagccccccgcccccggcctgGCACCGAAAGGCAGGCGGCAACCGAGACCCCGGCCCGGGGAGACCGGGCAGACGCAGGGCCCTGCGGCAGCACCTTCCAGCACCGTCCGTCCCTCGCCCTCCCTCAcgccggcgggcgggccccGGGCGGGCCGCGTCGCCTGGCAACGGCCCCGCGGGGGAGGGGCTGGCGCTACCTGGCTCaccggagcggggcggcggcggcaccggcaccggcaccggcgcGCGGCCAGGGCGGCCGCCTGCCGCCAGGCATTCTGGGTACCGGCCACgtccgccccgcgccccccccgccggcgggggAGCGCCCCTCACGTGACGCGGGCGCGGGCGCGCCATTGctcggcgggcggcgcggggcggggctggggcgtCGCCATGGCGACACGGCCGGGCCGGCCCtgagggggctgcggggtggccGCGCTGGAGCCGCGCCCTCGGGGGGCTCTCGGGAGCAGCCGGCGGGGCCTGCGAGGCTGCGGAgcggccccggcgctgcggcTGAGCCGCCGTTTCCTCAGGCGCGGGCCCCctgaggggaaggggctgcctcccccagcccgcGGTGGGCGCCGTCGCTTGGTGCAGGCCTTCCCCCGGCGCTCGGAGCAGGGCTGCCCGGTTAACCTCCGACGCCTCTTTCAGCTTTGTCCCCGTGGCCTGAAATGCCGGCTGGcgtgctgggctgctggggagttgttgggttgggttgggtttgtgGCCGTCGGTCAAATGCGTTGAAGCGTCCCGACGCCGCTCGTGTCGCAGAAAGCCCCCGGTGTgtcggggcggggaggcggcctCGCTATTGCTAGTTCGCTGCTTCGTGCATCTTTGGCGAATTGTTAATTAGCCTCGTTCGCAAAAGAACTGAGGTTTAGTAATTGCGCTCTACAACATGTGGACATGTGGACAACCCCACAACAATTGGGTTGTGCTGTGCAATAGCTTTTGACTGTAGTTGGGCCAATTTCCGCTGGGTTTAATGGACGCATATAGAACTTGGTATACGTTTGACGAGGTATGAGTAACAGGTGTTTTCTGATGGGGCAGCAAACGTGACTGCTGGTGGGGAGGATGTGCGACGGTGACGTAGTTGTCACCAGAAAAAGTGCACTGAGATGACACCGGCTGCTAGACTAATTTCACTTGTTTCCAGACAAATCAGCTGGGCATGTTTCAAC from Pelecanus crispus isolate bPelCri1 chromosome 5, bPelCri1.pri, whole genome shotgun sequence encodes the following:
- the SEC22A gene encoding vesicle-trafficking protein SEC22a → MSMILSASVVRVRDGLPLSASTDYDQSTGMQECRKYFKMLSKKLSQLPDRCTLKTGQYNINFISSLGVSYMMLCTENYPSVLAFCFLDELQKEFITTYNMMKTNTAVRPYCFIEFDNFIQRTKQRYNNTRSLSTKMNLADMQTEIKLRPPYQISVSELGSANGFTHLSVAEYKGTGKISAAPHQRLEPVTLPGIVSFVLSLLCGALNLIRGFHAIESLLQNEGEDFSYVIAFFLGTAACLYQCYLFVYYTGWRNAKSFLTFGLICLCNMYLYELRNLWQLFFHVTVGAFSTLQIRLRQPQGKSPDYNV